A single window of Acidimicrobiia bacterium DNA harbors:
- the ndk gene encoding nucleoside-diphosphate kinase encodes MAVENTFIMVKPDGVARRLVGEVVGRLEQKGLTLEKMRMLTIPAEMAERHYAEHVERPFFGELIAFITSGPVVAMEWSGENAIALCRTLMGATNPMDADPGSIRGDLATVVTENIVHGSDSPESAARELALFFTA; translated from the coding sequence ATGGCAGTAGAAAACACATTCATCATGGTCAAGCCTGACGGCGTCGCTCGTCGATTGGTCGGCGAAGTGGTAGGTCGCCTTGAGCAAAAAGGGCTCACTCTTGAGAAGATGCGTATGTTGACGATTCCTGCGGAGATGGCCGAACGCCACTATGCGGAGCACGTTGAACGGCCCTTTTTTGGCGAACTCATAGCCTTCATCACGAGCGGCCCGGTCGTCGCGATGGAATGGAGCGGCGAAAACGCCATCGCTCTTTGCCGTACGCTGATGGGTGCCACCAATCCGATGGACGCCGACCCTGGTTCTATCCGGGGAGACCTGGCAACGGTGGTTACCGAGAATATCGTCCACGGATCCGACAGTCCGGAGTCGGCAGCCCGTGAGCTGGCACTGTTCTTTACTGCTTAG
- a CDS encoding rod shape-determining protein gives MADSLFAFAGQDMAIDLGTANTLVYVRGQGIVLNEPSVVAINTQTQRALAVGMEAKRMIGRTPSHIRAVRPLRDGVIADFDITEKMLRYFIQKVHRRKWARPRIVICVPSGITPVERRAVEEAAYHAGARRAYTIEEPMAAAIGSGLPIHEPAGSMVVDIGGGTTEVAVISLGGIVVSRSIRVGGDELDEAVIDWVKKEYNLLLGERTAEQLKMAIGSAYPYADEPSAEVRGRDLVTGLPKTVVLSSPEIREAIEEPVAAFVDAVKYTLDKTPPELASDIIERGIVLTGGGALLRGLDERLAYETGMAMVTADRPLQSVVLGSGKCLEEFDVLQGVLASSSRA, from the coding sequence GTGGCTGATTCCCTCTTTGCCTTTGCGGGCCAAGACATGGCAATCGATCTCGGTACTGCCAACACCCTCGTCTATGTGCGCGGGCAAGGAATCGTTTTGAACGAACCGTCGGTAGTGGCGATCAACACCCAGACGCAACGCGCCCTTGCCGTTGGGATGGAAGCCAAACGTATGATCGGACGTACCCCCTCACATATTCGGGCAGTGCGCCCTCTTCGTGATGGCGTGATTGCCGATTTCGATATCACCGAAAAGATGCTTCGGTACTTCATCCAGAAGGTTCATCGCCGTAAATGGGCCCGCCCCCGGATTGTGATTTGTGTCCCCTCGGGCATCACCCCGGTCGAACGACGGGCGGTGGAAGAGGCTGCGTACCATGCCGGTGCTCGCCGGGCCTACACGATTGAAGAACCGATGGCTGCTGCGATTGGTTCGGGCCTGCCGATTCACGAGCCGGCAGGATCGATGGTGGTTGATATCGGCGGCGGAACCACCGAAGTAGCTGTGATATCCCTTGGTGGAATCGTCGTTTCTCGTTCGATCAGGGTGGGGGGTGACGAGCTCGATGAAGCCGTCATTGATTGGGTAAAGAAGGAATACAACCTGCTACTTGGTGAGCGGACCGCCGAGCAGCTCAAAATGGCCATCGGATCCGCCTATCCATACGCCGACGAACCGTCGGCAGAAGTACGTGGCCGGGACCTCGTGACCGGGCTGCCCAAAACCGTTGTTCTTTCAAGTCCTGAGATCCGCGAGGCCATCGAAGAACCTGTTGCTGCGTTTGTCGATGCGGTCAAGTACACTCTCGACAAGACTCCTCCAGAACTTGCATCTGACATTATTGAGCGAGGCATCGTGCTCACCGGGGGAGGGGCATTGCTCCGTGGCCTTGATGAGCGTCTCGCCTATGAGACCGGGATGGCTATGGTCACGGCCGATCGCCCGCTGCAATCCGTCGTGTTGGGATCGGGCAAGTGTTTGGAAGAGTTCGACGTACTTCAGGGAGTATTGGCGAGTTCCAGTCGGGCCTGA
- a CDS encoding bifunctional folylpolyglutamate synthase/dihydrofolate synthase, with product MIETYDEAVAYLDSHIGQGIRPGLSRTAEVLDMMGNPHRDYPVVLVTGSNGKTSTTRMISAMLTAHGLRVGTFTSPHLERIEERFGMDNDPAAADDFVQAVADVAVFADLYKARTGDSLTYFEVTTVLAYAFFAAQAVDVAVVEVGMGGRLDATNVADADVAVITGISLEHTDVLGETFGEIASEKVGITRPGAVLIEGPLPAEARAVVVAHCSDKDVRRVTFGIDLNIGEFAPAVGGWLVTIEGAFASYPDLFLPVHGEHQLTNLTVAIGAVEAFFERALVIDAVEEGLAGLTVPGRLETVSVEPLIVIDGAHNPEGMEAAAAALDAFGPRDWVVIFGAMGDKDVASMVVPLGSFASHVITTAVDHERAADPVVLADLVRAAIDCPVDSTSSTAEALDLARQQTGEYGAILVLGSLYLAGEIRSRLG from the coding sequence ATGATCGAAACCTATGACGAGGCGGTGGCCTACCTCGACAGCCATATCGGGCAAGGCATCCGCCCCGGCCTGAGCCGTACGGCCGAAGTCCTTGACATGATGGGCAATCCGCACCGGGACTATCCGGTGGTGCTGGTAACGGGTAGCAACGGTAAAACCTCGACAACCCGGATGATCAGCGCGATGCTCACCGCCCACGGGTTGCGGGTTGGCACGTTCACATCGCCGCATCTCGAACGCATCGAGGAGCGTTTCGGGATGGACAATGATCCCGCTGCGGCGGATGATTTTGTGCAAGCTGTCGCCGATGTTGCCGTGTTTGCCGATCTCTACAAGGCACGAACCGGTGACAGTTTGACCTATTTCGAGGTAACTACCGTCCTGGCGTACGCGTTCTTTGCCGCCCAGGCAGTCGATGTCGCCGTCGTTGAAGTCGGCATGGGCGGCCGACTCGACGCCACGAACGTCGCTGACGCCGACGTAGCCGTCATCACCGGAATCTCCCTCGAACACACGGACGTTCTCGGCGAGACGTTTGGCGAGATTGCTTCGGAGAAGGTGGGCATTACCCGTCCCGGCGCCGTCCTGATCGAAGGACCGCTGCCTGCTGAAGCACGGGCGGTGGTCGTGGCGCACTGTTCTGATAAGGACGTTCGGCGCGTCACGTTCGGGATTGATCTGAATATTGGCGAGTTTGCACCGGCGGTTGGTGGCTGGTTGGTCACGATCGAAGGCGCCTTTGCCAGCTACCCCGACCTATTCCTACCGGTGCACGGCGAGCATCAATTGACGAACCTGACGGTCGCCATCGGCGCTGTGGAGGCCTTCTTCGAGCGGGCACTGGTGATTGACGCCGTCGAGGAAGGCCTGGCGGGCCTGACCGTTCCCGGTCGTCTTGAAACGGTATCTGTCGAACCGTTGATCGTGATCGATGGGGCCCATAACCCGGAGGGCATGGAAGCGGCGGCGGCGGCGCTCGACGCGTTCGGGCCGCGGGACTGGGTGGTCATATTCGGGGCCATGGGAGACAAAGATGTCGCCTCGATGGTGGTACCGCTCGGGTCGTTTGCCAGCCATGTAATCACCACTGCGGTTGACCACGAGCGGGCGGCGGATCCGGTTGTTCTGGCCGACCTGGTCCGGGCGGCTATTGACTGTCCGGTGGACTCGACGTCGTCGACGGCCGAGGCACTCGACCTCGCCCGGCAACAAACCGGGGAGTACGGAGCGATCCTGGTGTTGGGCTCGCTCTATCTCGCCGGTGAGATTCGCTCCAGGCTCGGTTGA